The stretch of DNA AGGTTATACGTGGTTATTAGTAGTTGCTGATTGGTTTAGTAAATATACGTTAGTCCAACCTTTAAGAAAGGCCACGGCTAAGAATATTGTTGAGTTTTTGGAAAATGATGTTTTCCTAATGTTTGGTGTTCCTCAATATGTGATTTGTGATAATGCCTCAAATCTGAACAATCCTCTCTTAATTGAGCTCTGTAATAGGTATAACGTTCAGAAAGTATGGTTTAGCCCAGTGTATGCACCTCAGTGTAATTTTGTGGAGAGGAACAATAGAACCATTGGTACAGCAATACGTACATATGTGAACGACCACGTAGATTGGGACAAGAATTTAGCAAAGATCAGACAAGCTATTAACACTGCAAAGCATGAAGTGACTGGATATACTCCAGCTTTCTTGAATTATGGCCGTCATGTTCCTTTAAGTGGAAACTATTATGGTGTTGATCATAAGGATCAACAGAATCAAGATATAGAGATAATTCCAGGTGACCGTAACATGTATGCTTCAGAAGTCAAAGGTCTaaataaagtttttgaaaaggtTAAGGCTAATCTTCGAAAAGGATATGAACGTAACGCTAGGAGTTACAACTTACGTagatgttgccgagagggggcgtttgggcctgtaggacccatcgccggctctgcggacttcttcctgtcctcggaattagaccgggtgttgaccatctttgcttgtcactgataaaatggtttaatacttctactggtataaaataacggttaccgtgacaagtatctgttataggtaacagttccaaggagcagttacaaaataacagatcaaaaatagaaaacagaacaggtaaaatagtctaagtattccttgacttacggaaggaataacttagtaaacaagaaaaataaaatggtataaaaggacaatgcaaagaaaatgtttctaagtgtttcttgacttacggaagaaacaacttagagtgaaaacaaacaagagaatcaaatatggaaaaataagaatacaaatacttataagtgtttcttgacttacggaagaaacgacttacaaatacgaaaaatcaaataggggagagtgttgtaccttgggtcaatttttagtttttatttttttctaaatcctaaaattatatatttgcaaAGTTTATCCAATGTATAAGTTACTTTGTCTATTTGGCTACATGCTTTCTTTTTATTGACACATTTTAAGCTTAGtagttagttaaaaaatatattttagcaggCCCTTGCATGTTGACCCAAGGTACAAACTGGTAATGTACCTTGGACCAGCATATATTGTACCTTGGACCAGCATTATATTGTACCTTGGgtcagttataaaaaaaatagtacaaatcttgaaatgttttattgaatatctcaaaataatcagaacattatgattaactaatgattaatttagtaaataaaaacttatttgacaTTATATCCGctaaatttaacattaaatttcAGGTGCGCATCGTGACGTGCAGTTCCGCTTATTTTGTGCGGTTGTGGAAGTTTACGTACAATATCATTGCGTAAAAAATCATAAGTCTCGGTTGAGTCGTTTATAAACTTATTGGAATCTAGAATTCTACGTAAATATCTAAGTTCATTATTAATTCCACTGTTCAGTATCTCggcaacataataaacaaaagatttcTTCCCTGCCACTTTCACTAAAACAAAGTCTCCTTTTTTAATCTCGTTATTTTCAGAtaagtcatatattttttggtcatttaataattcttcttctctaGTTACCAAGTCCTCAAATGTACCTCCATCACTCCTTCACTATCATACTTAACAGCTCTCTTTGGCACATTTTGTATATCTTCTGTCGCTATTTGCTTTGTAACTGCCTGCACTTTCTCAAATGATACCGTCTTTCCCTTTTTAAGCGTAGCTATTTCATCTTTCTCTGGAGTATCGGTAAGTATTCGTGACTTTCCTCTTGCTCTTCCTAACTTCTTTTTGCGAACAGGTGCCTTTGGATAGGGTCGCAACATTTCAGGTGTAATAGAACTTCCTGAAGTTCCTGCTTGACGAATATTTGAGGTAGAAGGAGTAGAGACTTCCATTTCATTAACTGTAGTTTTAGTTCTTTCCCCGTCCTGTTCAACATTGACTTGCTCGCGACTGTCAGTAAGCTGGTTTAAAGGACTATCAGTTACATACGAAGACAGAAACTcattatcttcaaaaatgttttcaTTGACGGGATAGAGACCGCTTACCTCAAATCCCTTCTGGATATTAGATGTAGTAAATGCTTTTGGAAATGCCTTACCTGCAAGTTCGGCTATATCGTAAATCGTAATAGGTTGTCCAGGGTGCATAATCATCCACTCACTACAGGCGGTATTATAGTAAGTTTTCATCGGTCCAAAAACTGTTCGATCGAGCGGTTGCATTTTGTGGCTGGTGTGGGGATGAAACGTTATCGGTAGAATTCTATTCTTCTTACAGAAATTAATGACACTTACATTTACGTGGCTATCGTGATTATCCAAAAGTAATATAACTGGATTTTCAACTGTTGGTTTCACATGATTTTTAAAGTGTTGTAGGTATTCcaaaaacaatatttcgtttgaCCAGCCGGACGAATTTGCACCTCCTATAGTTCCAACTGGACAACCTTTTAGCATGTGAGGCTTAAAATTAAccctcggaaatatcatcattggCGGAATATGATTTCCGATTGCATTTATTGAGGCTATCAAGGTTACATTTTGACCTCGCTCTCCACTTGTCATTTGACCTAATTGTTTTATTCCCTTAGGTCCTACAATTTTTGGTGGTACATGGACAGTCGTTAACCCTGTCTCGTCACAATTCCAAAttttttctggggaaaaatctccACGAGACAAAGCTTCTTTGTAGTTCTTAAAAAAGgaagatatatttgttttattgaaggATGTTGATCTGGCCAAACTTGTAGGTTCTGGTTTACGAAGTGATAAATCTTCATGTCTTCTAAGAAACTGCCTCAGCCATTCCTTGCCAGCTATCTTTTTTTGGTCCCAAGAAGGCGGATAAGACTTGTTATTTGCAGTTGCATACTGGTATGCTAAAGTACGAACTTCCATTTTCGTCAAACCATAGTGGAGGCGTGCAGCAGtgagaagatatatttttaactcagcttcctcttctttattaaaaacttgttttaCATTATTGGCAGCAACATAAGAAAATAATTCTGAAGCCCCCGACTGCCTGAAGGATTTTACGTGCCTCATCAGCGTGGTTTTTGATATGTTATAGCACTTTGCTGCTTCCCTAATTGATAATTCACCACTTATGCATTTATTTACGGCTGCAGTTAAATCCTGGGCATTTAAATGTGGTCTTTTGATACCCACTTTACTTCTCGGCATTTTAAAATGActatctgaaacaataataaaaggtttttttggtaacagacacaccaattaatttaaataaaagtcaaaataatGTTAATTCGCAATAAGATTGTACCTTGGTCCGGTCCAAGGTACACGACTTACCGGTGACCCAAGGTACACAACGTAACAATTTCagctgttttttgttttctaatattaGGTTATGCGTTTAGACAAAAAATACATTCATGATTATCAAGCGTAAATATATATTGTCCATtacagataataataaaatatatatatttacatttgaagCGGATTTTAACAGATAACAAATAGGTAAATAATTTACTTACGatcaaacaaaacacaaaacgctCTGCAAGTCACCACGCTGCAATTTTTTGATAAGTGTATTTAGATGCCATCTACCGCTGATATTATTAAACCACTAATTCAACCAAATCGAAGAGAAATCTGCAGTGGGTAAGAAAGAAAGTCAACTGACCCGAGGTACAACCCGGTCCgaggtacaacactctcccctacagaaaagatgtggaaatattgctaagtgtttcttgacttacggaagaaacaacttagcataaaatagaaaatgaaagagacaaatgtattaagtattttcttaacttaaggaagaaaatatcttagataaaatatcggaaataataatgcaacaatgattatgaaaatatttctaagtgttcttttgacttaccggaaaagaacggctaagacgcacaattaaaataacaagtaaaatattcagagaaatatttctaagagttctttgacttaccggaaagaactacttagacaaagtacaaattaaaatataaaatagaaaaagcaagataaatatttctaagtgttcttaacttacggaagaacaacttagacacaaaatacaagaaaaataaacaatcaaaataatcaaataaaatatcaaacaatcagtacatgaacaaatatagatcaatgtattattctaacctgaaaaggtctgaatatacaataatgctaaaataaaatggtatataaaaagtCTTCTACTGtagactaggtctacagtagaagaggcaagctcgactgaccgatgagagaaaatctacctgcttttatgtaaaacaaatcctttgttttacgtagcaaaagtggaatgTCCCTGCATCGAGTCGATTAGAAATTTgtatttggccaaacttggaattcccaagtattttgaccaatatccaaattccttTATGCGTCCGACACGACATCCCCCCccctctgaaagacctaacggtgctaaaagaaaatttattgataaaaaaatcgaaaatacatacagtaagaagtttttaacctaaaaaaaaatacaatataaatacaaatacaatacaaAAGATACAATACAACTACAATTCAAACTTAAGATATATCATACTTAAAATTATAGtggtccaggtggtccaggtggtccCGGTGGTCCAGGTGGCCCAGTTGGTTTGGGTGTTTTTTCGACCAGGCTACTTAATTCACCGGGCTGGGGCCTTACGACGTTTCAGAACACGTAGAGTTACTCGATTCGCTCTGGTGTCTGTAACGTATCGTAACAGGGCCCCGTTATCCTCAGCTGTTCTGTCagggctacttaattcaccctgaggaagatcttacgacgtcgtgaagatataaggtTACTCAGTTCACCTTGATATCTACACGTGTCGTCATAAACCTTAATCCTGCTATGGAGGTTCGTCCCTAGGTGGAGGAGCAGCGCGGATGTCATCCACATGAATGGTCCTATTCACATCACGGTCGCGGTGCACCTCATAGGTATGATCGCCTAGCACCTTCAGGATCGTGTGTGGTCCCGTCCATGTTGGTCCGAAGTTCCCTCGGACGTGGTTCCTCACCATGACCTGCTCTCCTTCGATGAACCTCCTGGCAGGTGGAGCGTTAGGGTTGTCAGAAACCATGTTCCTCGCGTATACCGTGGCCTTTTGAACAGCTCTGGCAACCCTTTCGTCTCGTCTGGCTGCGGTGTTTGCCAGACGATGTTCCCGTTATGTTTCTTCTGCGCGCCGTGGAAGATAGCCTAGCAGAAGTTCAGCGGGTGTTTCCTGGGTGGCCTCGTTCCTCCGGGTCCTTAGGCTGAACATGATGTCAGCCAGGTAGGATTCCCATCTCGGGTCATTTGCAGTTTTGCATCGGGCGCGGAGTCCCTTTTTGAGCTCCTGAGCTCGGCGTTCAACCGGGTTGGCCCTCTGGTGGAAGATAGGGCTAAGTTCGGCTTTGATGTTGTGCCGTCTCAGGAATCTCTCCCATGCGTCCGTCCGAAATTGGGCTGCGTTGTCCGTAATGAGCGTGGTTGGTTTCCCCCAGCGGCCGCAGATCTCCTCTTGGAGGAACTGGATGACATCACGGCTTTTGGTGGATTGGACGCAGCGGTACTCCACCCAGTTGCTCAGGCAATCTGTTGCCAGGAGGATGTAGCGATTGCCTGTCCCTCTGGCTGGTGGGTACGGTCCTAGTATGTCGAAAGACACTCTCTCCCAGGGATTGGTAGGTTCTCTGGGCATCACAGGTGCTGCTGGCTGACGTGGCGCGGCTTTGGTCCTCAGGCAGGTTAGGCAGGACTTGACGTAGGTCCTTACATCCTTTGATAAGGTGGGCCAGTAATATATGTTTTTGATGGCACGGATGGTTTCGTCCTGTCCTGGATGGTTAGCCTCTTCCGAATCGTGGTAGACCTTCATCACGTCCGTCCGGAGGGATGGGGGTACTACCAGCGTCCTGTGATCTGGTCTAGCGTTGTAATAAACGGCGCCATCGACCAGTGAGAATTCGCTGAGGAGGTTTTCTTCGACCTCGTTCCTTGGTCCACGTTCGGAGATCTTCAGATAGCGTCTCCGAAACCGCTGCATACCATGATGGGTTTGGTGACTTCTCCGGATTTTGTCTTGGAGTGGTAAGTCGACCAGGTCGTCAAGGATGGGGTTGGTATCAGAACCCTCATCGACGTCTTCCATCATGCATAATAGTGGGAAGGAGTCGTCTTCCTCTGCGTCCATTGTTGGCCAGCTGAGTCTGTTCACTTCTTCGTCCTGATCAGTTTCTTCTCTCTCGGTGATAGGTGATCAGGAAGCTCATTCACTTTCCCTGGGATGTGTACTGTGGTGAAGTTGAATTCTTGGAGTACCAAGGCCCATCTGGATAGTTTGGCCTTGTCTTCCTTAAACCGGTGGAGCCATAAGAGAGCCTGACTGTCTGTGTATAGTGTGAATTTCTGATCTTGAAGGAAGTGTTTGTACTTCTTGAGTGCCCAAACTAATGCGAGGCATTCCTTCTCGTTGATGTGGTAACGAGTTTCAGCTGGCTTCAACTTAGTGGAGGCATAGGCAATGACTTTCTTGTCATCTTGGGTCCCTTGGAAGAGGACTGCGCCCATGCCGACGTCAGAGGCATCCGTCAGGAGGCAGAAAGGTCTGGATGCGTCTGGTCTGTGGAGTAGGAGATCTCCCTCGATTTCGGTCTTGAGACGTTGGAAGGCGGCATCTGCGGCATCAGTCCAATGTAGACGTCTCTTGTTGCCCTTGGTGAGGTCCGTCAAAGGCGTGATGATGTCAGCGAATCGAGGGATGAAATCCCTCAACCAGTTGGCGGTCCCGATGAAACTTCGTAGCTGTTTCATCGTACGTGGAGTGTCGAAGCCTTTGATCTTCTCCACGTGTTTTTCCAGAGGTTGTGTGTTGGCGGAGGTGATTTTGTGCCCTAAGTATTCCAGTTCGTCTGCCGCGAATTTACACTTCTTTAGTGATGCCCATAGTCCGTGTGTCCGAAGTCTCTCTAGAACTAGGCGGAGGTGGTTCTGGTGTTGGGTCCAGTCTTCGGAGTATATGATAATGTCGTCCATATACACTTTGATGAACATATCTATGTATCCTGCGAAGACTGAAGTCACGAGCTTCTGGAACACAGCTGGTCCATTCTTCAGACCGAAGGGCATCACGGTGAACTCGTAGGCAGAACCGTCAGGCAGGCTGAAGGCTGTCTTCGGGCTGGAATCCTTGTGTAGAGGGACTTGCCAAAATCCGCTTTTCAAATCCAAGGTGGTAAAGATTTGTGCTGTACCGATCTCTTTGATGGAATCGTGGATTGGCGGCATACTGGAGGCTTCGTCGACGGTGACGTTGTTTAGCTTCCTGTAATCCACGCAGAAACGGGGGGTGCCATCTTTCTTGGTTACAATAACCACCGGGCTATTGTAAGGAGATTTGCTGGGGCGGATGACTCCTGCGGCTAGCATCTCTCTCACCTCCTTGGCCATGATTTGTTTCTTCTGCGTGGAGTATTTGTATGGCTTCACGTTGATCGGTTGGTTATCGGTTACCTCGATGATCATCTCGGTGGCTTTGGTGGTCGGCTGACGCAAACGGTCGTCGAATACGTCATCGTACTCTCGTATCAGTCGTTGAACTTGTTGGAAGGCGAAGGCTGGAGCTTGATGGGGTTCCAACTGTTGGGTTTTGGGTTGCTGTCTAGCTGGGTTCTTCCAGTAGATGGTGGTTCTGCAGGTGGTACCGACGTGTAGACATTTAcggggtatgtctacattggcctcttcctgttctaaccaaggcatccctaacacaacgtcgtggttcaagGTCTCCATTACAACGCAGTTGACAGTTGATTCGAGGTTGTCGATGGTGATATTGACTTCAGCAGTCCCAAGAGTACGGGACGTGCTGTCCGTGCACGCCAGCTGAACCAATCCTGGTCCTCGTTGCATGTTCCGTCTCTGGATCAGCCTCTGGTGGATGAAATTCCCAGATGCTCCGGTGTCGACCAAAATCTTCACGCGGTGCTGGTTGATCCTTCCGTGGAGTTGTGGGAGGCCTGCTGTCGAGGGTCGCATCTGAATTGGGTTCAGTTCATCTTCACAACAGGGTTTAGTTGGTGCCCCTGTTGGCGTTTCCCTGATTCTGAGGCAGTGGGGGTGGAGGCTGGTTCCTTAAAGGCATCCTGGACTGTCTATTGTTGGGGTTCCTCCACTCTTCAATGGCTTCCGGATGACGTGGGGAGTTGTTGTTCCGGTGGGGACGGTAAGATTGTCGCTGCTGTCGCGACTGTTGCTGTGTTTGCTGTTGAGGTTGTTGCTGGGGTTTGTTCAGAGCGGTATTCCGGCGGTGTCTGCTTCCATTCCCTGGGCGATCGTTAGGAGGTCTTCTTCTGTCTTCGGGATGTTCAGCCGTAGGCAGATCGAGATATCTGGTCGCAGTTGATTCACAATTGTGATGCATCTCTGGTCTTCAGGGGTGTACGGGGCGAGACGTCTGAACAGGGCAGCTTTCCCATTGATGAAGTCTTCCGTTGGTTCATCCTTCCGTTGGTGTTCGCCGTGGAGTTTGGATGTGAGGGCTGAAAGTAAAGCGGGATCGTTGTACTTCTTCAGGAGGCGGCCTCGGAACGTGTCGTATCGCAGGTCTGTATGTGAGAATTTCTGAGCCCATTTCTTCGCATCACCGTAGAGAGAATTGTCtattaggtagtcaatccattgGTCCTCGTCGACATCGTATTTGGTGAGGAAGTTCTCTGCTTTGTTCAGGAAGTTGAGTGGATTCTCGATGTCTCGGCCTGAGAATTGGGGTGGTTTCATGTAAGTGATCCtgggcttcggtggctcaggTGTGTGTTGGGGCATCTGTGGTGTCGTGCCTTGGGTAGTTGAAagggccgtcatcgcttgcatAAGTGCAGCTATGTAGTCAGCGGTTGAAGGCTGGCTtgaagacggtcctggggtcgtgggttcggatttttgttgggcgccatgttgccgagagggggcgtttgggcctgtaggacccatcgccggctctgcggacttcttcctgtcctcggaattagaccgggtgt from Diabrotica undecimpunctata isolate CICGRU chromosome 4, icDiaUnde3, whole genome shotgun sequence encodes:
- the LOC140438770 gene encoding activity-regulated cytoskeleton-associated protein-like; the encoded protein is MTALSTTQGTTPQMPQHTPEPPKPRITYMKPPQFSGRDIENPLNFLNKAENFLTKYDVDEDQWIDYLIDNSLYGDAKKWAQKFSHTDLRYDTFRGRLLKKYNDPALLSALTSKLHGEHQRKDEPTEDFINGKAALFRRLAPYTPEDQRCITIVNQLRPDISICLRLNIPKTEEDLLTIAQGMEADTAGIPL